From the Primulina tabacum isolate GXHZ01 chromosome 3, ASM2559414v2, whole genome shotgun sequence genome, one window contains:
- the LOC142541151 gene encoding uncharacterized protein LOC142541151 isoform X7 — translation MSGGFFRGTSTDQDTRFSNKKAKLLKSKKFASELETLVDMTKVKMDVMRPWIAKRVTELIGFEDEVLINFIYGLLEGKEVNGKEIQISLTGFMERNTGKFMKELWLLLLSAQQNFSGIPQQFLDAKEEETKKKKADTDRIAHEILRKKEKEEQEFERETAKMDGDGDTLRDKAAELELNSKPDSMVSSFQPADENKQRERKSMRGRFRDSKSPHLGYHSSSPRWSSRSVSRSPPRNSRSMSSERRYPTSPRQSPTPRKRHVVQPSPSPPRRRSFYSKRRSISPPRRRSPSPSRYRARLPRRNRSRSPLSHRSRSPFNRRSRSPRRRSRTPIRTSTAHHKFPSPFRRRSPSPLRHRAPSPVRRKSPSPARRRSPSPLKRRTSSPLSDKSPSHGQRRSPSALHHRPRSPFHRKPPYVGRESRSPVRRRYQRSPSTPRQQSISPARRMSSMIGRKKSLSPVPRRSPRESSSPSSIQRNSISPVWRESSKSMRSPQQSHGERVRSLEKNSPAHFTSPSERAELSAKNHRGSKPVDVRPIISLRSPQRDMLDQNDLHGKEPALSLSKKKTPLVSDASRERAHCEEQRSSIPRDSLHQRMERVIRPESPIPMVKAAGPKHHSDHYGASVEDKNFSAREIREQKYGRGTISLTSDQRKDLIDSTQVHVLDDVSKSKKSQLTSSEGIPDRMNRRERYEKPESSEIRKTTTASEKKSESYVDEGDRAGDVNSVPLGDSKRDYRLQESAVLPKLSRKSELNDLNGSADSPSKEFDEHKTKVKEKKKRSKSDRHDVESDDSSSDDSYEERKEVKRRRKEEKKLKREERRRRRDERHRRKEERRAEKWKLKSMDTGKPLSDLEGDYSEDDNDHKRLSQTRGNKDTKSEQKNLEIELREKALESLRAKKGIGNSKD, via the exons ATGTCGGGCGGATTTTTTCGG GGCACGTCCACCGATCAGGACACTCGTTTCTCGAACAAGAAAGCAAAGCTTCTTAAATCTAAAAAATTCGCCTCTGAATTGGAAACCCTG GTGGACATGACAAAAGTGAAGATGGATGTTATGAGGCCATGGATAGCAAAGCGTGTCACTGAGCTAATTGGGTTTGAGGATGAAGTACTTATCAACTTTATCTATGGACTTCTAGAGGGAAAG GAAGTTAATGGAAAAGAAATTCAAATTTCACTTACTGGATTTATGGAGAGAAACACtggaaagttcatgaaagaATTATGGTTGTTGCTTCTAAGTGCGCAGCAAAATTTCAGTGGCATTCCACAGCAGTTTCTTGATGCGAAGGAGGAGGAAACTAAGAAGAAGAAG GCTGATACAGATCGTATAGCTCATGAAATTCTAAGGAAGAAAGAGAAGGAGGAGCAAGAATTTGAACGCGAGACTGCGAAGATG GATGGTGATGGTGATACATTGAGAGATAAGGCTGCTGAGTTggaactcaattcaaaacctgatTCCATGGTGTCTAGCTTTCAGCCAGCAGATGAGAACAAGCAGAGGGAAAGAAAAAGCATGAGAGGGCGCTTTAG GGATTCAAAATCTCCACATTTGGGTTATCATTCCTCCTCTCCAAG GTGGAGTTCAAGAAGTGTTTCTAGATCACCTCCACGGAATAGTCGGTCAATGTCATCTGAAAGACGGTATCCCACTTCTCCAAGACAGTCCCCGACTCCTCGCAAGAGGCATGTTGTTCAGCCCTCTCCTTCTCCACCAAGGCGTAGATCGTTCTATTCTAAACGAAGATCAATATCTCCTCCACGACGTAGATCTCCCTCCCCTAGTAGATATAGAGCGCGTTTACCTAGGCGAAACAGATCACGGTCTCCATTGAGCCATAGATCACGATCTCCCTTTAATCGAAGATCACGATCCCCAAGGCGTCGGTCGAGGACACCAATACGGACCTCAACAGCACATCATAAATTCCCCTCTCCTTTTCGGCGTAGATCACCCTCTCCTTTACGGCATAGAGCTCCATCTCCTGTTCGACGCAAATCACCATCTCCTGCACGACGGAGGTCACCGTCTCCCCTAAAACGCAGGACATCATCTCCTTTAAGTGACAAATCACCATCACATGGGCAGCGTAGGTCCCCATCTGCCTTGCATCACAGGCCACGATCTCCATTTCATCGGAAGCCTCCATATGTTGGTCGGGAGTCACGATCTCCTGTAAGAAGGCGATACCAACGATCTCCTTCAACTCCGCGGCAGCAATCTATATCACCAGCTCGGCGTATGTCCTCGATGATCGGTCGAAAAAAATCTTTATCCCCAGTCCCTCGAAGATCTCCTCGAGAATCTAGCTCTCCCTCTTCCATTCAACGCAATTCCATTTCTCCTGTTTGGAGAGAATCTTCAAAAAGCATGAGATCACCTCAACAATCTCATGGAGAAAGGGTCAG AAGCTTAGAGAAAAATTCTCCTGCTCATTTTACTTCTCCAAGTGAAAGAGCTGAGCTCTCTGCCAAGAATCATAGAGGATCAAAACCTGTGGACGTTAGACCCATCATTTCTTTGAGATCACCACAGAGGGATATGCTGGATCAAAACGACCTCCATGGGAAAGAGCCAGCACTGTCACTTTCCAAGAAAAAGACTCCTCTTGTATCAGATGCTTCTAGGGAAAGAGCTCACTGTGAAGAGCAAAG GTCGTCTATTCCTCGTGATAGTCTTCATCAGCGGATGGAAAGAGTCATTCGTCCTGAGAGCCCAATCCCTATGGTGAAGGCTGCTGGGCCTAAACATCACAGTGATCATTATGGGGCAAGTGTTGAGGATAAGAACTTCTCTGCCAG GGAGATTAGAGAGCAAAAATATGGACGTGGAACGATTTCTCTGACATCCGATCAACGTAAAGATTTAATTGACTCTACCCAAGTTCATGTTCTTGATGATGTCTCAAAGTCAAAAAAAAGCCAATTGACAAGCAG TGAAGGAATACCTGACAGGATGAATCGCAGAGAACGCTATGAGAAACCAGAGTCATCAGAAATTCGTAAAACAACTACCGCGAGTGAGAAAAAAAGTGAGTCATATGTTGATGAGGGTGACAGAGCTGGCGACGTGAATAGTGTCCCTTTAGGTGATAGCAAGAGAGATTATAGGTTGCAAGAATCGGCAGTTTTGCCCAAGTTGTCAAGGAAGTCTGAGCTGAATGATCTGAATGGTTCTGCAGATTCTCCCTCCAAGGAATTTGATGAGCACAAAACTAAAgtcaaagaaaagaagaaacgCAGCAAGTCAGATAGGCATGATGTGGAGTCGGATGATTCTTCCAGTGATGATTCTTACGAGGAGAGAAAGGAGGTCAAAAGGAGgagaaaagaggaaaaaaagCTGAAAAGAGAGGAGAGGCGTCGGAGACGAGACGAGCGGCATCGTAGAAAGGAAGAAAGGCGTGCAGAGAAGTGGAAATTGAAGTCAATGGACACCGGTAAACCATTATCTGATCTTGAGGGAGATTATTCAGAAGATGACAATGATCATAAACGGTTGTCGCAAACAAGAGGAAATAAGGATACTAAATCCGAGCAGAAAAACCTCGAGATAGAGTTACGTGAGAAGGCTCTTGAGTCACTTCGAGCCAAAAAAGGGATCGGCAATTCAAAGGATTGA
- the LOC142541151 gene encoding uncharacterized protein LOC142541151 isoform X6 — MSGGFFRGTSTDQDTRFSNKKAKLLKSKKFASELETLVDMTKVKMDVMRPWIAKRVTELIGFEDEVLINFIYGLLEGKEVNGKEIQISLTGFMERNTGKFMKELWLLLLSAQQNFSGIPQQFLDAKEEETKKKKADTDRIAHEILRKKEKEEQEFERETAKMDGDGDTLRDKAAELELNSKPDSMVSSFQPADENKQRERKSMRGRFRDSKSPHLGYHSSSPSDRWSSRSVSRSPPRNSRSMSSERRYPTSPRQSPTPRKRHVVQPSPSPPRRRSFYSKRRSISPPRRRSPSPSRYRARLPRRNRSRSPLSHRSRSPFNRRSRSPRRRSRTPIRTSTAHHKFPSPFRRRSPSPLRHRAPSPVRRKSPSPARRRSPSPLKRRTSSPLSDKSPSHGQRRSPSALHHRPRSPFHRKPPYVGRESRSPVRRRYQRSPSTPRQQSISPARRMSSMIGRKKSLSPVPRRSPRESSSPSSIQRNSISPVWRESSKSMRSPQQSHGERVRSLEKNSPAHFTSPSERAELSAKNHRGSKPVDVRPIISLRSPQRDMLDQNDLHGKEPALSLSKKKTPLVSDASRERAHCEEQRSSIPRDSLHQRMERVIRPESPIPMVKAAGPKHHSDHYGASVEDKNFSAREIREQKYGRGTISLTSDQRKDLIDSTQVHVLDDVSKSKKSQLTSSEGIPDRMNRRERYEKPESSEIRKTTTASEKKSESYVDEGDRAGDVNSVPLGDSKRDYRLQESAVLPKLSRKSELNDLNGSADSPSKEFDEHKTKVKEKKKRSKSDRHDVESDDSSSDDSYEERKEVKRRRKEEKKLKREERRRRRDERHRRKEERRAEKWKLKSMDTGKPLSDLEGDYSEDDNDHKRLSQTRGNKDTKSEQKNLEIELREKALESLRAKKGIGNSKD; from the exons ATGTCGGGCGGATTTTTTCGG GGCACGTCCACCGATCAGGACACTCGTTTCTCGAACAAGAAAGCAAAGCTTCTTAAATCTAAAAAATTCGCCTCTGAATTGGAAACCCTG GTGGACATGACAAAAGTGAAGATGGATGTTATGAGGCCATGGATAGCAAAGCGTGTCACTGAGCTAATTGGGTTTGAGGATGAAGTACTTATCAACTTTATCTATGGACTTCTAGAGGGAAAG GAAGTTAATGGAAAAGAAATTCAAATTTCACTTACTGGATTTATGGAGAGAAACACtggaaagttcatgaaagaATTATGGTTGTTGCTTCTAAGTGCGCAGCAAAATTTCAGTGGCATTCCACAGCAGTTTCTTGATGCGAAGGAGGAGGAAACTAAGAAGAAGAAG GCTGATACAGATCGTATAGCTCATGAAATTCTAAGGAAGAAAGAGAAGGAGGAGCAAGAATTTGAACGCGAGACTGCGAAGATG GATGGTGATGGTGATACATTGAGAGATAAGGCTGCTGAGTTggaactcaattcaaaacctgatTCCATGGTGTCTAGCTTTCAGCCAGCAGATGAGAACAAGCAGAGGGAAAGAAAAAGCATGAGAGGGCGCTTTAG GGATTCAAAATCTCCACATTTGGGTTATCATTCCTCCTCTCCAAG TGACAGGTGGAGTTCAAGAAGTGTTTCTAGATCACCTCCACGGAATAGTCGGTCAATGTCATCTGAAAGACGGTATCCCACTTCTCCAAGACAGTCCCCGACTCCTCGCAAGAGGCATGTTGTTCAGCCCTCTCCTTCTCCACCAAGGCGTAGATCGTTCTATTCTAAACGAAGATCAATATCTCCTCCACGACGTAGATCTCCCTCCCCTAGTAGATATAGAGCGCGTTTACCTAGGCGAAACAGATCACGGTCTCCATTGAGCCATAGATCACGATCTCCCTTTAATCGAAGATCACGATCCCCAAGGCGTCGGTCGAGGACACCAATACGGACCTCAACAGCACATCATAAATTCCCCTCTCCTTTTCGGCGTAGATCACCCTCTCCTTTACGGCATAGAGCTCCATCTCCTGTTCGACGCAAATCACCATCTCCTGCACGACGGAGGTCACCGTCTCCCCTAAAACGCAGGACATCATCTCCTTTAAGTGACAAATCACCATCACATGGGCAGCGTAGGTCCCCATCTGCCTTGCATCACAGGCCACGATCTCCATTTCATCGGAAGCCTCCATATGTTGGTCGGGAGTCACGATCTCCTGTAAGAAGGCGATACCAACGATCTCCTTCAACTCCGCGGCAGCAATCTATATCACCAGCTCGGCGTATGTCCTCGATGATCGGTCGAAAAAAATCTTTATCCCCAGTCCCTCGAAGATCTCCTCGAGAATCTAGCTCTCCCTCTTCCATTCAACGCAATTCCATTTCTCCTGTTTGGAGAGAATCTTCAAAAAGCATGAGATCACCTCAACAATCTCATGGAGAAAGGGTCAG AAGCTTAGAGAAAAATTCTCCTGCTCATTTTACTTCTCCAAGTGAAAGAGCTGAGCTCTCTGCCAAGAATCATAGAGGATCAAAACCTGTGGACGTTAGACCCATCATTTCTTTGAGATCACCACAGAGGGATATGCTGGATCAAAACGACCTCCATGGGAAAGAGCCAGCACTGTCACTTTCCAAGAAAAAGACTCCTCTTGTATCAGATGCTTCTAGGGAAAGAGCTCACTGTGAAGAGCAAAG GTCGTCTATTCCTCGTGATAGTCTTCATCAGCGGATGGAAAGAGTCATTCGTCCTGAGAGCCCAATCCCTATGGTGAAGGCTGCTGGGCCTAAACATCACAGTGATCATTATGGGGCAAGTGTTGAGGATAAGAACTTCTCTGCCAG GGAGATTAGAGAGCAAAAATATGGACGTGGAACGATTTCTCTGACATCCGATCAACGTAAAGATTTAATTGACTCTACCCAAGTTCATGTTCTTGATGATGTCTCAAAGTCAAAAAAAAGCCAATTGACAAGCAG TGAAGGAATACCTGACAGGATGAATCGCAGAGAACGCTATGAGAAACCAGAGTCATCAGAAATTCGTAAAACAACTACCGCGAGTGAGAAAAAAAGTGAGTCATATGTTGATGAGGGTGACAGAGCTGGCGACGTGAATAGTGTCCCTTTAGGTGATAGCAAGAGAGATTATAGGTTGCAAGAATCGGCAGTTTTGCCCAAGTTGTCAAGGAAGTCTGAGCTGAATGATCTGAATGGTTCTGCAGATTCTCCCTCCAAGGAATTTGATGAGCACAAAACTAAAgtcaaagaaaagaagaaacgCAGCAAGTCAGATAGGCATGATGTGGAGTCGGATGATTCTTCCAGTGATGATTCTTACGAGGAGAGAAAGGAGGTCAAAAGGAGgagaaaagaggaaaaaaagCTGAAAAGAGAGGAGAGGCGTCGGAGACGAGACGAGCGGCATCGTAGAAAGGAAGAAAGGCGTGCAGAGAAGTGGAAATTGAAGTCAATGGACACCGGTAAACCATTATCTGATCTTGAGGGAGATTATTCAGAAGATGACAATGATCATAAACGGTTGTCGCAAACAAGAGGAAATAAGGATACTAAATCCGAGCAGAAAAACCTCGAGATAGAGTTACGTGAGAAGGCTCTTGAGTCACTTCGAGCCAAAAAAGGGATCGGCAATTCAAAGGATTGA
- the LOC142541151 gene encoding uncharacterized protein LOC142541151 isoform X2, whose amino-acid sequence MSGGFFRGTSTDQDTRFSNKKAKLLKSKKFASELETLVDMTKVKMDVMRPWIAKRVTELIGFEDEVLINFIYGLLEGKEVNGKEIQISLTGFMERNTGKFMKELWLLLLSAQQNFSGIPQQFLDAKEEETKKKKADTDRIAHEILRKKEKEEQEFERETAKMDGDGDTLRDKAAELELNSKPDSMVSSFQPADENKQRERKSMRGRFSPTRNCFLNRDSKSPHLGYHSSSPSDRWSSRSVSRSPPRNSRSMSSERRYPTSPRQSPTPRKRHVVQPSPSPPRRRSFYSKRRSISPPRRRSPSPSRYRARLPRRNRSRSPLSHRSRSPFNRRSRSPRRRSRTPIRTSTAHHKFPSPFRRRSPSPLRHRAPSPVRRKSPSPARRRSPSPLKRRTSSPLSDKSPSHGQRRSPSALHHRPRSPFHRKPPYVGRESRSPVRRRYQRSPSTPRQQSISPARRMSSMIGRKKSLSPVPRRSPRESSSPSSIQRNSISPVWRESSKSMRSPQQSHGERVRSLEKNSPAHFTSPSERAELSAKNHRGSKPVDVRPIISLRSPQRDMLDQNDLHGKEPALSLSKKKTPLVSDASRERAHCEEQRSSIPRDSLHQRMERVIRPESPIPMVKAAGPKHHSDHYGASVEDKNFSAREIREQKYGRGTISLTSDQRKDLIDSTQVHVLDDVSKSKKSQLTSSEGIPDRMNRRERYEKPESSEIRKTTTASEKKSESYVDEGDRAGDVNSVPLGDSKRDYRLQESAVLPKLSRKSELNDLNGSADSPSKEFDEHKTKVKEKKKRSKSDRHDVESDDSSSDDSYEERKEVKRRRKEEKKLKREERRRRRDERHRRKEERRAEKWKLKSMDTGKPLSDLEGDYSEDDNDHKRLSQTRGNKDTKSEQKNLEIELREKALESLRAKKGIGNSKD is encoded by the exons ATGTCGGGCGGATTTTTTCGG GGCACGTCCACCGATCAGGACACTCGTTTCTCGAACAAGAAAGCAAAGCTTCTTAAATCTAAAAAATTCGCCTCTGAATTGGAAACCCTG GTGGACATGACAAAAGTGAAGATGGATGTTATGAGGCCATGGATAGCAAAGCGTGTCACTGAGCTAATTGGGTTTGAGGATGAAGTACTTATCAACTTTATCTATGGACTTCTAGAGGGAAAG GAAGTTAATGGAAAAGAAATTCAAATTTCACTTACTGGATTTATGGAGAGAAACACtggaaagttcatgaaagaATTATGGTTGTTGCTTCTAAGTGCGCAGCAAAATTTCAGTGGCATTCCACAGCAGTTTCTTGATGCGAAGGAGGAGGAAACTAAGAAGAAGAAG GCTGATACAGATCGTATAGCTCATGAAATTCTAAGGAAGAAAGAGAAGGAGGAGCAAGAATTTGAACGCGAGACTGCGAAGATG GATGGTGATGGTGATACATTGAGAGATAAGGCTGCTGAGTTggaactcaattcaaaacctgatTCCATGGTGTCTAGCTTTCAGCCAGCAGATGAGAACAAGCAGAGGGAAAGAAAAAGCATGAGAGGGCGCTTTAG CCCGACAAGGAATTGTTTCCTCAACAG GGATTCAAAATCTCCACATTTGGGTTATCATTCCTCCTCTCCAAG TGACAGGTGGAGTTCAAGAAGTGTTTCTAGATCACCTCCACGGAATAGTCGGTCAATGTCATCTGAAAGACGGTATCCCACTTCTCCAAGACAGTCCCCGACTCCTCGCAAGAGGCATGTTGTTCAGCCCTCTCCTTCTCCACCAAGGCGTAGATCGTTCTATTCTAAACGAAGATCAATATCTCCTCCACGACGTAGATCTCCCTCCCCTAGTAGATATAGAGCGCGTTTACCTAGGCGAAACAGATCACGGTCTCCATTGAGCCATAGATCACGATCTCCCTTTAATCGAAGATCACGATCCCCAAGGCGTCGGTCGAGGACACCAATACGGACCTCAACAGCACATCATAAATTCCCCTCTCCTTTTCGGCGTAGATCACCCTCTCCTTTACGGCATAGAGCTCCATCTCCTGTTCGACGCAAATCACCATCTCCTGCACGACGGAGGTCACCGTCTCCCCTAAAACGCAGGACATCATCTCCTTTAAGTGACAAATCACCATCACATGGGCAGCGTAGGTCCCCATCTGCCTTGCATCACAGGCCACGATCTCCATTTCATCGGAAGCCTCCATATGTTGGTCGGGAGTCACGATCTCCTGTAAGAAGGCGATACCAACGATCTCCTTCAACTCCGCGGCAGCAATCTATATCACCAGCTCGGCGTATGTCCTCGATGATCGGTCGAAAAAAATCTTTATCCCCAGTCCCTCGAAGATCTCCTCGAGAATCTAGCTCTCCCTCTTCCATTCAACGCAATTCCATTTCTCCTGTTTGGAGAGAATCTTCAAAAAGCATGAGATCACCTCAACAATCTCATGGAGAAAGGGTCAG AAGCTTAGAGAAAAATTCTCCTGCTCATTTTACTTCTCCAAGTGAAAGAGCTGAGCTCTCTGCCAAGAATCATAGAGGATCAAAACCTGTGGACGTTAGACCCATCATTTCTTTGAGATCACCACAGAGGGATATGCTGGATCAAAACGACCTCCATGGGAAAGAGCCAGCACTGTCACTTTCCAAGAAAAAGACTCCTCTTGTATCAGATGCTTCTAGGGAAAGAGCTCACTGTGAAGAGCAAAG GTCGTCTATTCCTCGTGATAGTCTTCATCAGCGGATGGAAAGAGTCATTCGTCCTGAGAGCCCAATCCCTATGGTGAAGGCTGCTGGGCCTAAACATCACAGTGATCATTATGGGGCAAGTGTTGAGGATAAGAACTTCTCTGCCAG GGAGATTAGAGAGCAAAAATATGGACGTGGAACGATTTCTCTGACATCCGATCAACGTAAAGATTTAATTGACTCTACCCAAGTTCATGTTCTTGATGATGTCTCAAAGTCAAAAAAAAGCCAATTGACAAGCAG TGAAGGAATACCTGACAGGATGAATCGCAGAGAACGCTATGAGAAACCAGAGTCATCAGAAATTCGTAAAACAACTACCGCGAGTGAGAAAAAAAGTGAGTCATATGTTGATGAGGGTGACAGAGCTGGCGACGTGAATAGTGTCCCTTTAGGTGATAGCAAGAGAGATTATAGGTTGCAAGAATCGGCAGTTTTGCCCAAGTTGTCAAGGAAGTCTGAGCTGAATGATCTGAATGGTTCTGCAGATTCTCCCTCCAAGGAATTTGATGAGCACAAAACTAAAgtcaaagaaaagaagaaacgCAGCAAGTCAGATAGGCATGATGTGGAGTCGGATGATTCTTCCAGTGATGATTCTTACGAGGAGAGAAAGGAGGTCAAAAGGAGgagaaaagaggaaaaaaagCTGAAAAGAGAGGAGAGGCGTCGGAGACGAGACGAGCGGCATCGTAGAAAGGAAGAAAGGCGTGCAGAGAAGTGGAAATTGAAGTCAATGGACACCGGTAAACCATTATCTGATCTTGAGGGAGATTATTCAGAAGATGACAATGATCATAAACGGTTGTCGCAAACAAGAGGAAATAAGGATACTAAATCCGAGCAGAAAAACCTCGAGATAGAGTTACGTGAGAAGGCTCTTGAGTCACTTCGAGCCAAAAAAGGGATCGGCAATTCAAAGGATTGA